In a genomic window of Streptococcus oralis:
- a CDS encoding DUF438 domain-containing protein produces the protein MADERIHILRDILLELHNGASPESVQERFDATFTGVSAIEISLMEHELMNSDSGVTFEDVMELCDVHANLFKNAVKGVEVEDTEHPGHPVRVFKDENLALRASLIRIRRLLDTYESMEDEEMLAEMRKGLVRQMGLLGQFDVHYQRKEELFFPIMERYGHDSPPKVMWGVDDQIRELFQTALATAKALPEVSINTVKEDFEAFATEFESMIFKEETILLMILLESFTQDDWIQIEEESDAYGYAIIRPSEKWVPERQSFLEEKSAEEPVQLDTAEGQVQQVIDTPEGQFTITFTPKNKEAVLDRHSQQAFGNGYLSVEQANLILNHLPMEITFVNKDDIFQYYNDNAPADEMIFKRTPSQVGRNVELCHPPKYLDKVKAVMKGLREGVKDKYEMWFKSESRGKFVHITYAAVHDENGEFQGVLEYVQDIQPYREIDTDYFRGLE, from the coding sequence ATGGCAGATGAACGGATTCATATCCTACGGGATATTTTGCTAGAATTGCACAATGGCGCCTCTCCTGAGTCAGTTCAGGAGCGATTTGATGCGACTTTTACAGGTGTTTCAGCCATCGAGATTTCCCTCATGGAGCACGAGCTGATGAACTCAGACTCAGGTGTCACCTTTGAAGATGTCATGGAACTCTGTGATGTCCATGCTAATCTTTTTAAAAATGCAGTAAAGGGCGTCGAAGTAGAAGATACCGAGCACCCAGGTCACCCAGTTCGCGTCTTCAAGGATGAAAATCTGGCTCTCCGTGCTTCCTTGATTCGCATTCGGAGATTGTTAGATACCTATGAGTCTATGGAAGACGAGGAAATGCTTGCGGAGATGCGCAAGGGTTTGGTTCGTCAAATGGGGCTTTTGGGGCAATTTGATGTCCACTACCAGCGTAAGGAAGAGCTCTTTTTCCCCATCATGGAGCGCTATGGTCACGATTCACCCCCAAAAGTCATGTGGGGAGTGGATGATCAGATCAGAGAACTCTTTCAGACAGCTCTAGCGACAGCCAAGGCACTACCAGAAGTGTCGATTAACACTGTAAAAGAAGATTTCGAAGCTTTTGCGACAGAGTTTGAAAGTATGATTTTCAAGGAAGAGACCATCCTACTCATGATTCTCCTTGAGTCTTTCACCCAGGATGACTGGATTCAGATTGAGGAGGAGAGTGATGCCTACGGCTATGCCATTATCCGTCCGTCTGAAAAATGGGTGCCAGAGCGCCAGAGTTTCCTTGAGGAAAAGAGCGCAGAGGAGCCCGTGCAGCTAGACACGGCTGAAGGTCAAGTTCAGCAAGTTATCGATACACCAGAAGGACAGTTCACCATTACCTTTACCCCTAAGAACAAGGAAGCGGTACTGGACCGTCATAGTCAACAGGCTTTTGGCAATGGCTATCTCTCCGTCGAGCAGGCCAACCTCATCCTCAATCACCTCCCTATGGAGATCACTTTTGTCAATAAAGACGATATTTTCCAGTATTATAATGACAATGCGCCGGCTGATGAGATGATTTTCAAACGGACGCCGTCCCAAGTCGGACGCAATGTAGAACTCTGCCATCCGCCCAAGTACTTAGACAAGGTGAAGGCCGTTATGAAAGGTCTTCGTGAAGGGGTCAAGGACAAGTATGAAATGTGGTTCAAGTCAGAGTCGCGAGGCAAGTTTGTCCATATCACCTATGCCGCAGTACACGATGAAAACGGGGAATTCCAAGGCGTGCTAGAGTATGTTCAGGATATCCAGCCCTATCGAGAGATTGATACGGACTATTTCCGTGGATTAGAATAA
- a CDS encoding DUF1912 family protein → MSYEQEFMKEFEAWVNTQIMINDMAHKESQKVYEGDQDERAKDAMIRYESRLDAYQFLLGKFENFKAGKGFHDLPEGLFGERNY, encoded by the coding sequence ATGAGTTACGAACAAGAATTTATGAAGGAATTTGAAGCCTGGGTCAATACCCAGATCATGATCAACGACATGGCGCACAAGGAAAGTCAAAAAGTCTACGAAGGAGACCAAGATGAACGCGCCAAAGATGCTATGATTCGCTACGAGAGTCGCTTGGATGCTTATCAGTTTTTGCTTGGTAAGTTTGAAAACTTCAAAGCAGGCAAGGGATTTCATGATCTGCCAGAAGGCTTGTTTGGTGAGCGAAACTATTAA
- a CDS encoding helix-hairpin-helix domain-containing protein, which translates to MSKKLQRKKQLRNSLRRSGAFSSTVTKVVEETKKVVKHAEKSASQAGKVVSKKVEQAVEATKEQAQKVANSVEDFAATLGGLSVDRAKTFYDEGIKSASDFKNWTEKELLALKGIGPATIKKLKEHGISFK; encoded by the coding sequence ATGTCAAAGAAACTCCAACGTAAAAAACAATTGCGAAATAGCCTTCGTCGCTCAGGTGCATTTTCAAGTACGGTGACCAAGGTTGTCGAAGAGACTAAGAAAGTCGTGAAACATGCAGAAAAATCTGCCAGCCAAGCAGGAAAAGTTGTCTCTAAAAAAGTGGAACAAGCAGTAGAAGCGACCAAGGAACAAGCTCAAAAAGTGGCGAATTCAGTAGAAGATTTCGCAGCTACTTTGGGTGGCCTCTCAGTAGATCGCGCTAAGACTTTCTATGATGAAGGCATCAAGTCAGCTTCTGACTTCAAAAACTGGACAGAAAAAGAACTCCTTGCCTTGAAAGGAATCGGCCCAGCTACCATCAAGAAATTAAAAGAGCACGGAATCAGCTTCAAGTAA
- a CDS encoding GNAT family N-acetyltransferase: MTRAELPERIETERLVLRVRTVADVVDIFDYASRSEVSYPAGFPPVKSLEDEIYYLEHILPERNEKNNLPAGYGIVAKGTDKVIGSVDFPRRHEDDVLEIGYILNPDHWGLGYVPEAARALIDLAFKELNLHKIELTCFGYNLQSQRVAEKLGFTLEARIRDRKDAQGNRCDSLIYGLLRSEWESF, encoded by the coding sequence ATGACAAGAGCAGAGTTGCCAGAACGAATAGAGACCGAGCGTCTGGTCTTGCGAGTCCGTACCGTGGCTGATGTTGTGGATATCTTTGACTATGCCAGTAGGTCAGAAGTTTCCTACCCAGCAGGCTTTCCGCCCGTCAAGAGCTTGGAAGATGAGATTTATTATCTAGAGCATATTCTGCCCGAGCGTAATGAAAAGAACAATCTCCCAGCGGGCTATGGAATTGTCGCTAAAGGAACCGATAAGGTCATCGGCTCTGTTGATTTCCCTCGTCGTCACGAGGATGATGTCTTGGAGATTGGCTATATCTTAAATCCAGACCATTGGGGTCTAGGTTATGTTCCAGAAGCAGCGCGTGCCTTGATTGACCTAGCTTTTAAAGAATTGAATCTGCATAAGATTGAACTGACTTGCTTTGGTTATAACCTTCAAAGTCAACGAGTTGCAGAGAAACTTGGCTTTACCCTTGAAGCTCGCATAAGAGACCGCAAAGATGCCCAAGGCAACCGTTGTGACAGTCTGATATATGGCTTGCTGAGGAGTGAGTGGGAGAGTTTTTAA
- a CDS encoding DEAD/DEAH box helicase, translating into MRSSHNQILDAWITVEQLSEGNIEKSDSKYKIFQGDDYQSILKDFFKRQKLKSSSGIAVYCGIFPFRKIIEVLRGKYNLKATEEELGRASYKFTFALYFDKDLKFLADKFFLTMSGQIFKNGELPKDFLIAENELREQLGQAFLDGEFNEVFSKLLKKYEISPSDCRYYFVKNFADEINLHSFFLKDLKYAKSIYNENLNRYLSGFDSVRVNLDGNKESSYFNPKDLETILEPKNYPLGRFPSNPEYALSMMQQVAVNLASNADEDVRSVNGPPGTGKTTLLKDIFADLVTEQARIISELSAPKLKGDLVCHDKLDLIAKLPKEIAEKGIVVASSNNGAVKNIVNELPQRKEIYQKLNWLDELKKIDYFAEISNDLLLEDEDVSNDKKYWGLFSIEGGKKQNRDRLQNVLKAIRQELNSDKFQSNPSVYEEFKIQYQKLFDKREKMQDIADKIRLHVKLKNAYQQVEIEFHQDDAQRRSELSKIRDKHIQLENSKKEIESELFEHERLISMLNVNKQIAAQDVELIKLQAPRFLWLKRLFTPSKLDTYFTRLNQANESLKAELKKVHDESQYCHGLQKEIKMHELELNQLSQRQQRYNEWKSKQEDKLIRHQEKILKLQSELATYPVKKLNFSVPYEELQVSNFWFDDDYREEQSRLFIKALAVRKQFIYDNKKHFEKALWIWEKPQNYSMRDNASDLYKAAWNWVNFTVPVISTTFASFNSMFRCLPENSIGNVFIDEAGQALPQASVGAIFRSKHIMAVGDPSQIQPVQTMDKNILGFLAQHHKIASKYLVSSTQELMDSASRYGFKKQDGTWIGLPLWVHRRSSDPMFSISNKISYDNLMVQGKEEARGLGEWFDVGGGAKDKFVPEQADYLKEELQKRHEEFDDIYVITPFKNVSVQLAKELDKIGFTKRENGKPINVGTVHTFQGKENKIVYFVLGADNMSEGAARWAVSEPNILNVAATRAKEEFYIIGNKSLYKATQSPIIRDTIDILDSYQSSLEIN; encoded by the coding sequence ATGAGAAGTAGTCATAATCAAATATTAGATGCTTGGATTACAGTAGAACAATTATCAGAAGGGAATATTGAAAAAAGTGATTCTAAGTATAAGATTTTTCAAGGTGATGATTATCAATCAATATTAAAAGATTTTTTTAAACGTCAAAAATTAAAATCCAGTTCAGGGATTGCTGTTTATTGTGGAATTTTCCCTTTTCGAAAAATTATTGAAGTGTTAAGAGGCAAATACAATTTAAAGGCGACGGAGGAAGAATTGGGAAGAGCTTCTTATAAATTTACTTTTGCTCTATACTTTGATAAAGATTTGAAGTTCTTAGCTGATAAGTTTTTTTTAACCATGAGTGGGCAAATTTTCAAAAATGGGGAATTGCCTAAAGATTTCTTAATAGCAGAAAATGAGCTTCGAGAACAGTTAGGTCAGGCGTTTCTTGATGGAGAGTTCAATGAAGTTTTTAGTAAACTTCTCAAAAAGTATGAGATTTCACCAAGTGATTGCAGATATTATTTTGTTAAGAATTTTGCTGACGAAATAAATTTACATTCATTTTTTCTAAAGGATTTGAAATATGCAAAATCAATTTATAATGAAAATCTCAATCGTTATTTATCAGGATTCGATTCTGTAAGGGTTAATTTGGACGGCAATAAAGAATCATCCTATTTTAATCCCAAAGATTTAGAAACTATACTTGAACCGAAAAATTATCCATTAGGAAGATTTCCTAGTAACCCTGAATATGCTCTTTCCATGATGCAACAAGTAGCTGTAAATTTAGCTTCGAATGCGGATGAAGATGTGAGAAGTGTCAATGGTCCTCCGGGGACTGGTAAAACGACACTTTTAAAAGATATTTTTGCAGATCTGGTAACGGAACAGGCGAGAATTATTAGTGAATTATCGGCTCCTAAGCTTAAAGGGGATCTAGTTTGTCATGACAAACTAGATCTTATTGCAAAATTACCAAAAGAAATTGCAGAAAAAGGAATCGTAGTTGCAAGTTCTAATAATGGTGCTGTTAAAAATATTGTTAATGAATTACCCCAAAGAAAAGAAATTTATCAGAAATTAAATTGGTTAGATGAATTAAAGAAAATTGATTACTTTGCTGAAATCAGTAATGATTTATTGTTAGAAGATGAAGATGTTTCTAACGACAAAAAATATTGGGGATTGTTTTCGATAGAAGGTGGAAAAAAACAGAATAGAGACCGTCTGCAAAATGTTTTAAAAGCAATACGACAAGAGTTGAATTCGGATAAATTTCAATCGAATCCATCAGTATACGAAGAGTTTAAAATTCAATATCAGAAGCTATTTGATAAAAGAGAAAAGATGCAAGATATAGCAGATAAGATTCGATTGCATGTAAAATTGAAAAATGCTTACCAACAGGTTGAGATAGAGTTTCATCAGGATGATGCCCAAAGACGTTCAGAACTATCTAAAATACGGGATAAACATATTCAATTAGAAAATAGTAAAAAGGAAATAGAATCTGAGCTGTTTGAGCATGAGCGTCTTATTTCTATGTTAAATGTTAACAAACAGATAGCAGCACAAGATGTTGAGTTGATAAAATTACAAGCTCCACGTTTCTTATGGTTAAAAAGACTTTTCACACCATCGAAATTAGATACTTATTTTACGAGATTGAATCAAGCGAATGAAAGTCTAAAAGCAGAACTGAAGAAAGTACATGATGAAAGTCAATATTGCCACGGTTTGCAAAAAGAGATAAAAATGCATGAACTTGAATTAAATCAATTGAGTCAAAGGCAACAGAGGTATAATGAATGGAAATCTAAACAAGAAGATAAATTAATTCGTCATCAGGAAAAAATTTTGAAATTACAATCGGAACTTGCTACATACCCTGTTAAAAAGTTGAATTTTTCTGTTCCATATGAAGAACTACAAGTATCAAATTTTTGGTTTGATGATGACTATCGAGAAGAGCAGAGTCGTTTGTTTATTAAAGCACTGGCAGTTAGGAAGCAATTTATATATGACAATAAAAAGCATTTTGAAAAAGCATTATGGATTTGGGAGAAGCCTCAAAACTATTCAATGAGAGATAATGCTAGTGATTTATATAAAGCTGCGTGGAATTGGGTCAATTTCACTGTTCCAGTTATTAGTACAACTTTTGCAAGCTTTAATTCCATGTTTCGGTGTTTGCCTGAAAATAGTATCGGTAATGTATTTATTGATGAAGCGGGTCAGGCATTACCTCAAGCAAGTGTGGGGGCTATTTTTAGAAGTAAGCATATTATGGCTGTTGGGGATCCTTCTCAAATACAACCAGTACAGACTATGGATAAAAATATTTTAGGATTTTTAGCACAGCACCACAAGATAGCCTCTAAATATCTTGTGTCATCAACGCAAGAATTGATGGATTCTGCTAGTAGATATGGTTTTAAAAAACAAGATGGGACATGGATAGGACTTCCTCTCTGGGTTCATCGTCGTTCTAGTGATCCGATGTTCAGTATTTCCAATAAAATTTCTTATGATAATTTAATGGTTCAAGGAAAGGAAGAAGCTCGAGGTCTGGGAGAATGGTTTGACGTTGGTGGAGGTGCTAAGGATAAATTTGTTCCTGAGCAAGCTGATTATTTGAAAGAAGAGTTGCAGAAAAGACATGAGGAATTTGATGATATTTATGTCATTACTCCTTTTAAAAATGTATCGGTTCAACTAGCAAAAGAACTAGATAAAATCGGTTTCACAAAGCGGGAGAATGGAAAACCTATAAATGTAGGGACGGTACATACTTTCCAAGGAAAAGAAAATAAGATTGTATATTTTGTGCTTGGAGCAGATAATATGAGTGAGGGGGCTGCTCGCTGGGCTGTCTCTGAACCCAATATTTTAAACGTTGCAGCGACTAGAGCTAAAGAAGAGTTTTATATTATTGGGAATAAATCTCTTTACAAAGCCACACAGAGCCCTATTATAAGAGATACTATTGACATTTTAGATTCTTATCAAAGTAGCTTAGAAATTAACTAG